The Halomonas denitrificans genome window below encodes:
- the sufT gene encoding putative Fe-S cluster assembly protein SufT has protein sequence MFSQSYAPVKFERDADVVLIPDGQVLELPAGTTGYLTQSLGGSFTIYVDGRLFRLGGDDADAIGREPPPRPDLPEGASDEDFEALVVKQLKTCYDPEIPINIVDLGLVYEVDIQRNAAGNREISIAMTLTAPGCGMGDFLVDDVRSRLLIIPTVDKVDVELTFDPPWNQEMMSESARLDTGMF, from the coding sequence ATGTTCTCGCAGTCCTATGCCCCGGTGAAGTTCGAACGCGATGCCGACGTGGTGCTGATCCCCGACGGGCAGGTCCTCGAGCTGCCGGCCGGCACCACGGGCTACCTGACCCAGTCGCTGGGCGGCAGCTTCACGATCTACGTCGACGGTCGGCTGTTCCGGCTCGGCGGCGACGATGCCGACGCGATCGGCCGCGAGCCGCCGCCGCGGCCGGACCTGCCGGAAGGCGCGTCCGACGAGGATTTCGAGGCACTGGTCGTCAAGCAGCTCAAGACCTGCTACGACCCCGAGATCCCGATCAACATCGTCGACCTGGGCCTGGTCTACGAGGTCGACATCCAGCGCAATGCGGCCGGCAATCGCGAAATCTCCATCGCGATGACACTGACCGCCCCTGGCTGCGGCATGGGCGACTTCCTGGTCGATGACGTCCGCTCACGGCTGCTGATCATCCCGACCGTGGACAAGGTCGACGTCGAACTGACCTTCGACCCGCCGTGGAACCAGGAGATGATGAGCGAGTCGGCCCGGCTCGACACCGGCATGTTCTGA
- the ttcA gene encoding tRNA 2-thiocytidine(32) synthetase TtcA yields the protein MKVHTHVQSPQDRAQKFNGDKLFKRLRKNVGKAIGDYGMIRDGDRVMVCLSGGKDSYAMLDLLLSLQRRAPVDFELFAVNLDQKQPGFPEHVLPEYLDSIGVDYHVIERDTYSVVKEIVPEGKTTCGLCSRLRRGNLYTYAKDNGFTKIALGHHLDDIVETFFLNLLYGGTLKAMPPKLKSDDGENIVIRPLAYCREADLEKLAAVRDYPIIPCNLCGSQPNLQRQVIKAMLGEWDRRQPGRTETIFRALGNVAPSQLCDAALFDFRALDAGGPESLDWLMPGRAANND from the coding sequence ATGAAGGTCCACACCCACGTCCAGAGCCCCCAGGACCGGGCGCAGAAATTCAATGGCGACAAGCTGTTCAAGCGGCTGCGCAAGAACGTCGGCAAGGCGATCGGCGACTACGGGATGATCCGGGACGGCGACCGGGTGATGGTCTGCCTGTCCGGCGGCAAGGACAGCTATGCGATGCTGGACCTGCTGCTGAGCCTCCAGCGCCGCGCGCCGGTCGACTTCGAGCTGTTCGCGGTCAATCTCGACCAGAAGCAACCCGGCTTCCCCGAGCACGTGCTGCCCGAGTACCTCGACTCGATCGGGGTCGACTACCACGTGATCGAGCGGGACACCTACTCGGTGGTCAAGGAGATCGTCCCCGAAGGAAAGACGACTTGCGGCCTGTGCTCGAGACTGCGGCGCGGCAACCTGTACACCTATGCGAAGGACAACGGGTTCACGAAGATCGCCCTCGGCCACCACCTCGACGACATCGTCGAGACCTTCTTCCTGAACCTGCTGTACGGCGGAACGCTCAAGGCCATGCCGCCCAAGCTGAAGAGCGACGACGGGGAAAACATCGTGATCCGGCCGCTGGCCTACTGCCGGGAAGCCGACCTGGAGAAGCTGGCGGCCGTCCGCGATTACCCGATCATTCCCTGCAACCTGTGCGGCTCCCAGCCCAATCTCCAGCGCCAGGTCATCAAGGCGATGCTGGGCGAGTGGGACCGGCGTCAGCCGGGCCGCACGGAAACCATCTTCCGCGCGCTAGGCAACGTCGCACCGTCGCAACTCTGCGACGCCGCCCTGTTCGACTTTCGTGCGCTCGACGCCGGCGGGCCGGAATCCCTGGACTGGTTGATGCCCGGCCGCGCGGCGAACAACGACTGA
- a CDS encoding FAD:protein FMN transferase → MPGTRRAGSSGRPGALPRLLTLVGVLLAGCAPIGDHDATYFVFGTEVRVQVRGVSDEHAASAFRLLGPEFQRMHREWHPWEPGALAELNDALLRGGRKVTTPDLAELVRVSVQLEAESMGRFNPAIGELVRLWGFHTSEYPLTEPPPSDEAIADALAWQPGMRSLAVDGRSVRSLKRGVRLDFSGIAKGLAVKRACELLASVEITDALIDAGGDVMVCGATDRPWRVGVRNPAGGVLTTLEVREPVAVFTSGNDYRYGEFDGERYAHILDPFTGRPVDEVIQATVIHADPLRADAGATALVVAGIGAWRMVADSMSLERALVVDAEGRVHATEAITAETRSP, encoded by the coding sequence GTGCCGGGAACCCGGCGGGCCGGGTCGTCCGGCCGGCCCGGGGCGCTGCCGCGGCTGCTGACGCTGGTCGGCGTGCTGCTTGCGGGCTGCGCGCCGATCGGTGACCACGATGCGACCTACTTCGTGTTCGGCACCGAGGTCCGGGTCCAGGTGCGGGGCGTCAGCGACGAGCATGCGGCCAGCGCCTTCCGGCTTCTCGGCCCCGAGTTCCAGCGCATGCACCGCGAATGGCACCCCTGGGAGCCGGGCGCGCTGGCGGAACTCAACGACGCCCTGCTGCGCGGCGGCCGAAAGGTCACCACCCCCGACCTGGCCGAGCTGGTCCGGGTCAGCGTGCAGCTGGAAGCCGAATCGATGGGCCGGTTCAACCCGGCCATCGGCGAGCTGGTCCGCCTGTGGGGCTTCCACACCTCCGAGTATCCGCTGACCGAGCCGCCGCCCTCCGATGAGGCGATCGCCGACGCGCTGGCCTGGCAGCCCGGCATGCGCTCCCTGGCCGTCGACGGGCGCAGTGTTCGCTCGCTCAAGCGGGGCGTGCGCCTGGATTTCAGCGGCATTGCCAAGGGGCTGGCGGTCAAGCGCGCCTGCGAACTGCTGGCGAGCGTCGAGATCACCGACGCGCTGATCGATGCCGGGGGCGACGTGATGGTCTGCGGCGCGACCGACCGACCCTGGCGCGTCGGTGTCCGCAACCCCGCCGGCGGCGTGCTGACCACGCTGGAGGTGCGTGAGCCGGTGGCGGTGTTCACGTCGGGCAACGACTACCGCTACGGCGAGTTCGACGGCGAGCGGTACGCGCACATCCTCGATCCCTTCACCGGCCGGCCGGTCGATGAGGTCATCCAGGCCACGGTGATCCACGCCGATCCCCTTCGCGCCGACGCGGGTGCGACGGCGCTGGTCGTCGCCGGGATCGGCGCATGGCGCATGGTCGCCGATTCGATGTCGCTGGAGCGCGCGTTGGTGGTCGACGCGGAGGGTCGCGTGCACGCCACCGAGGCCATCACGGCGGAGACCCGCTCGCCGTAG
- the atpD gene encoding F0F1 ATP synthase subunit beta, with translation MSNGKIVQIIGAVVDVEFDRDEVPRVYDALIIEEGEVMLEVQQQLGDGVVRTIALGSTDGLKRGYEVKNTGEPISVPVGKETLGRIMDVMGNPIDEAGPIGEQERMPIHRKAPSFEEQASSNELLETGIKVIDLVCPFAKGGKVGLFGGAGVGKTVNMMELIRNIAIEHEGYSVFAGVGERTREGNDFYHEMKDSNVLDKVSLVYGQMNEPPGNRLRVALTGLTIAEKFRDEGRDVLMFIDNIYRYTLAGTEVSALLGRMPSAVGYQPTLAAEMGALQERITSTKTGSITSIQAVYVPADDLTDPSPATTFAHLDATVVLSRQIAELGIYPAVDPLDSTSRQLDPLVVGQEHYDVARKVQGTLQRYKELKDIIAILGMDELSEEDKQTVARARKVERFFSQPFFVAEVFTGSPGVYVSLKDTIRGFKGIVEGEYDHLPEQAFYMVGTIEEAVEKGEKMAQKAA, from the coding sequence ATGAGCAACGGGAAAATTGTCCAGATCATTGGTGCCGTCGTCGACGTCGAGTTCGACCGCGACGAGGTCCCGCGCGTCTACGATGCGCTGATCATCGAGGAGGGTGAGGTCATGCTCGAGGTCCAGCAGCAGCTGGGCGACGGCGTGGTCCGGACCATCGCACTCGGCTCCACCGATGGACTGAAGCGCGGCTACGAGGTGAAGAACACCGGTGAGCCGATTTCCGTGCCGGTCGGCAAGGAAACGCTGGGTCGGATCATGGACGTCATGGGCAACCCGATCGACGAGGCCGGCCCGATCGGCGAGCAGGAGCGCATGCCGATCCACCGCAAGGCGCCGAGCTTCGAAGAGCAGGCCTCGAGCAACGAACTGCTGGAAACCGGCATCAAGGTCATCGACCTGGTCTGCCCGTTCGCGAAGGGCGGCAAGGTCGGCCTGTTCGGCGGCGCCGGTGTGGGCAAGACCGTGAACATGATGGAGCTCATCCGCAACATCGCCATCGAGCACGAGGGCTACTCGGTGTTCGCCGGCGTCGGCGAGCGGACCCGCGAGGGCAACGACTTCTACCATGAGATGAAGGACTCGAACGTCCTCGACAAGGTCTCGCTGGTCTACGGTCAGATGAACGAGCCGCCGGGCAACCGTCTGCGTGTCGCCCTGACCGGCCTGACCATCGCCGAGAAGTTCCGCGACGAAGGCCGCGACGTCCTGATGTTCATCGACAACATCTACCGCTACACGCTGGCCGGGACCGAAGTGTCCGCACTCCTCGGCCGTATGCCGTCCGCCGTGGGCTACCAGCCGACGCTGGCGGCGGAAATGGGCGCACTGCAGGAGCGCATCACCTCGACCAAGACCGGCTCGATCACGTCGATCCAGGCGGTTTACGTCCCGGCCGACGACCTCACCGACCCCTCGCCGGCAACGACCTTCGCTCACCTCGACGCCACGGTCGTCCTCTCGCGTCAGATCGCCGAGCTGGGCATCTACCCGGCCGTCGACCCGCTGGACTCGACCTCTCGCCAGCTGGATCCGCTGGTCGTCGGCCAGGAGCACTACGACGTCGCCCGAAAGGTCCAGGGTACGCTGCAGCGCTACAAGGAACTCAAGGACATCATCGCGATTCTCGGTATGGACGAACTGTCCGAGGAAGACAAGCAGACCGTGGCGCGTGCGCGCAAGGTCGAGCGCTTCTTCTCCCAGCCGTTCTTCGTCGCCGAAGTCTTCACCGGCTCGCCGGGCGTCTACGTGTCGCTGAAGGACACGATCCGCGGCTTCAAGGGCATCGTCGAGGGCGAGTACGACCACCTGCCGGAGCAGGCGTTCTACATGGTCGGGACGATCGAAGAGGCCGTCGAGAAGGGTGAGAAGATGGCCCAGAAGGCCGCCTGA
- a CDS encoding DUF465 domain-containing protein: protein MTESPSDIAEIIAELQLQHRDLDDAIHRLADSPAPDQLQLTRLKKRKLRLKDQITYWESKLIPDLDA from the coding sequence ATGACCGAAAGCCCGTCCGACATCGCCGAAATCATCGCCGAACTCCAGCTCCAGCACCGGGACCTGGACGACGCGATCCATCGCCTGGCCGACTCACCCGCGCCGGACCAGCTGCAGCTGACCCGCTTGAAGAAGAGGAAGCTGCGACTCAAAGACCAGATCACCTACTGGGAGTCGAAACTGATCCCCGATCTGGACGCCTGA
- a CDS encoding acyl-CoA dehydrogenase yields MIMLLLFLLALAAVTMACSFLKTSLAVGTAAFGATLLAFTLAGEPGWIALTLTWLVFAPVAALLNYLPWRRTFITLPILKSFRNMVPQISETEQAALDAGTVGFEGELFTGRPDWRKLIDRPLPELSMEEQAFIDGPCEELCDMIDEWEFTHYRADLSPEVWEHLKKHKFFGMIIPKDYGGLGFSAIAHRAVLEKVGGMSSTVGSVVAVPNSLGPAELLLHYGTDEQKNHYLPRLARGEDIPCFALTSTTAGSDATSIADHGVICEGEWEGKKTLGIKLNFEKRYITLAPVATVVGLAFRLYDPDGLIGDTEDIGISVALLPRSTPGLDIGRRHFPLNNPFPNGPVRGKDVFVPLDFLLGGQEYAGKGWKMLVESLSVGRAISLPSSTTGGAKLACLATGAYARIRKQFNLPIGRFEGVEEALARIGSYTYAISALSRQTASAVDAGEKPAVPGAIAKYHATELSREVLKDAMDIHGGKGIILGPRNYLGRGWQGAPIWITVEGANILTRSMMIFGQGAIRCHPFVLKELEALSIEDEEKQLVEFDKLLFRHIGHSMSCASRSFVLGLSLARFAAVPGDRQTKKYYRKLSRYAASFALMADVAMLTYGGKLKMKEKISGRLGDALSWLYISASMLRRFEHEGRPAADQPIMAWAFHDAIYRIQEALKGVIDNYPIAFARPILRRIVFPLGANEIRPNDRLGHKVAALMLSPSETRDRLTRGCYNKDRPGYVIGNMEALLPDVITAEPLERRMLKALRAGKIAGLTFEEQVDSAVEAKVLTADEKKFLLDVRERVLEIIAVDDFDIRELQAGLSDKGEAVRDAA; encoded by the coding sequence ATGATCATGTTGCTGCTGTTCCTGCTGGCGCTGGCCGCCGTGACCATGGCGTGCAGTTTCCTCAAGACTTCGCTGGCTGTTGGAACCGCTGCGTTCGGCGCGACCCTGCTGGCGTTCACGCTGGCCGGTGAGCCGGGCTGGATCGCCCTGACCCTGACCTGGCTGGTCTTCGCGCCGGTCGCGGCGTTGTTGAACTACCTGCCCTGGCGGCGCACGTTCATCACGCTTCCGATCCTCAAGTCGTTCCGCAACATGGTCCCGCAGATCTCGGAAACCGAACAGGCCGCGCTCGACGCCGGCACGGTGGGTTTCGAGGGTGAACTGTTCACGGGCCGACCGGACTGGCGAAAACTGATCGACCGGCCGCTGCCCGAGTTGAGCATGGAAGAGCAGGCCTTCATCGACGGGCCCTGCGAAGAGCTCTGCGACATGATCGACGAGTGGGAATTCACCCACTACCGGGCCGATCTGTCGCCGGAAGTCTGGGAGCACCTCAAGAAGCACAAGTTCTTCGGCATGATCATTCCGAAGGACTACGGCGGCCTCGGCTTCTCCGCGATCGCGCACCGCGCCGTGCTCGAAAAGGTCGGCGGCATGAGTTCGACGGTCGGCTCCGTGGTTGCCGTTCCGAACTCCCTCGGCCCGGCCGAGCTGCTCCTGCACTACGGCACCGACGAGCAGAAGAACCACTACCTGCCTCGACTGGCCAGGGGCGAGGACATTCCCTGCTTCGCTCTGACCTCGACCACCGCCGGTTCCGATGCAACGTCGATCGCCGACCACGGCGTGATCTGCGAAGGCGAGTGGGAAGGCAAGAAGACGCTTGGCATCAAGCTGAATTTCGAGAAGCGCTACATCACGCTGGCACCGGTCGCGACCGTCGTCGGTCTGGCCTTCCGGCTCTACGACCCCGACGGGCTGATCGGCGACACGGAGGATATCGGTATCTCGGTCGCCCTCCTGCCGCGTTCGACGCCCGGCCTGGACATTGGCCGTCGCCACTTCCCGCTGAACAATCCGTTTCCGAACGGGCCCGTGCGCGGCAAGGACGTGTTCGTGCCGCTGGACTTCCTGCTCGGCGGCCAGGAGTACGCCGGCAAGGGCTGGAAGATGCTGGTCGAGTCCTTGTCCGTGGGTCGGGCGATCTCGCTGCCGTCGTCGACCACCGGCGGCGCGAAGCTGGCCTGCCTGGCCACCGGCGCCTATGCGCGGATTCGCAAGCAGTTCAACCTGCCGATCGGCCGCTTCGAGGGCGTCGAGGAAGCGCTGGCCCGGATCGGCTCCTACACCTATGCGATCAGCGCGCTGTCCCGCCAGACCGCCTCGGCGGTCGACGCCGGGGAGAAGCCTGCGGTACCCGGTGCGATCGCCAAGTACCACGCCACCGAGCTGTCGCGCGAGGTGCTCAAGGACGCCATGGACATCCACGGCGGAAAGGGCATCATTCTCGGTCCGCGCAACTACCTCGGCCGCGGCTGGCAGGGCGCGCCGATCTGGATCACGGTCGAGGGTGCGAACATCCTGACCCGCTCGATGATGATCTTCGGCCAGGGCGCGATCCGCTGTCATCCCTTCGTTCTCAAGGAGCTCGAGGCCTTGTCGATCGAGGACGAGGAAAAGCAGCTGGTGGAGTTCGACAAGCTTCTATTCCGGCACATCGGTCACAGCATGTCCTGCGCCTCGCGTTCCTTCGTGCTGGGCTTGAGCCTGGCCCGCTTCGCGGCGGTGCCCGGCGATCGCCAGACGAAGAAGTACTACCGCAAGCTCAGCCGCTATGCCGCGTCCTTCGCGCTGATGGCCGACGTCGCCATGCTGACCTACGGCGGCAAGCTGAAGATGAAGGAGAAGATTTCCGGCCGCCTCGGCGATGCGTTGAGCTGGCTGTACATCAGCGCGTCGATGCTGCGTCGCTTCGAACACGAAGGCCGCCCGGCCGCCGACCAGCCGATCATGGCCTGGGCGTTCCACGATGCGATCTACCGCATCCAGGAAGCGCTGAAGGGCGTGATCGACAACTACCCCATCGCCTTCGCCCGGCCGATTCTCCGGCGCATCGTGTTCCCGCTCGGTGCGAACGAAATCCGGCCGAACGACCGTCTCGGTCACAAGGTCGCCGCGCTGATGCTTTCGCCCTCCGAGACCCGCGACCGGCTGACCCGCGGCTGCTACAACAAGGACCGGCCAGGCTACGTCATCGGCAACATGGAAGCGCTGCTGCCCGACGTGATCACCGCCGAGCCGCTCGAGCGTCGCATGCTCAAGGCCCTGCGCGCCGGCAAGATCGCGGGCCTGACCTTCGAAGAGCAGGTCGATTCCGCGGTCGAGGCCAAGGTCCTGACCGCCGATGAGAAGAAGTTCCTGCTCGACGTGCGCGAGCGCGTGCTCGAGATCATCGCGGTCGACGACTTCGATATCCGCGAGCTGCAGGCGGGGTTGTCCGACAAGGGCGAAGCGGTCCGCGACGCGGCATAG
- a CDS encoding F0F1 ATP synthase subunit epsilon yields the protein MASTIHVDIVSAEAEIHSGEATMVVVTGEEGELGIAPRHAPLLTRIKPGQVRVMLPEGGEEFYYVSGGLLEVQPHVVTVLADTAARADDLDEAAALRAKEDAERALADRSADMEMAEAQARLAEAVAQLAALERLRRNLKH from the coding sequence ATGGCTTCAACGATTCATGTCGATATCGTCAGCGCCGAGGCGGAAATCCATTCCGGTGAGGCGACGATGGTCGTGGTTACCGGCGAGGAAGGCGAGCTGGGCATCGCGCCCCGGCACGCGCCGCTGCTGACGCGCATCAAGCCCGGCCAGGTCCGGGTGATGCTGCCCGAGGGCGGCGAGGAGTTCTACTACGTGTCCGGCGGCCTGCTCGAGGTCCAGCCGCACGTGGTCACCGTGCTGGCCGACACCGCGGCCCGTGCCGACGACCTGGACGAAGCCGCAGCGCTGCGTGCCAAGGAAGATGCAGAACGCGCCCTGGCCGATCGCTCGGCCGACATGGAAATGGCCGAAGCCCAGGCCAGGCTGGCCGAGGCCGTCGCGCAGCTGGCGGCGCTCGAGCGCCTGCGCCGCAACCTCAAGCACTGA
- a CDS encoding alpha/beta hydrolase, with protein sequence MEAIRSLNTHEIRRRQIWTDDGVRLDVRYLGHDRAPCVLLAHGFGQTQHAWETTARYLAASGWQAVSYDARGHGNSDRAPHNRYDFEQFVEDFRRVCSSLPHPPLLIGASMGGLTALLAHSEKPIADLRALVLVDIAPRWDDKGVEAMLAFMRQHPKGFESLDDAREAVRNFLPHRRSGATAEGLRRNLREGEDGRWYWHWDPAMLALAEKSRNLQSRLKSAARKLKKPTLLVSGGKSELISEEHVQEFLKLAPDAEHVEVPDASHMVAGDVNDRFLQATVPFLRKHTVEGESK encoded by the coding sequence ATGGAAGCAATCAGAAGCCTCAATACGCACGAAATTCGCCGGCGCCAGATCTGGACCGACGACGGCGTGCGCCTGGACGTCCGCTATCTCGGCCACGATCGCGCGCCGTGCGTGCTGCTGGCCCACGGATTCGGCCAGACCCAGCACGCCTGGGAAACCACCGCACGCTACCTCGCCGCAAGCGGCTGGCAGGCGGTCAGCTACGATGCCCGCGGCCACGGCAACTCCGACCGCGCACCGCACAATCGCTATGACTTCGAGCAGTTCGTCGAGGATTTCCGGCGCGTGTGCTCGTCCCTGCCGCATCCGCCGCTGCTGATCGGTGCGTCGATGGGCGGCCTGACCGCGCTGTTGGCCCATTCGGAGAAGCCGATCGCCGACCTCCGGGCGCTGGTGCTGGTCGATATCGCGCCGCGCTGGGACGACAAGGGCGTCGAGGCGATGCTGGCGTTCATGCGCCAGCATCCGAAGGGCTTCGAGTCGCTCGATGACGCGCGCGAAGCGGTTCGCAATTTCCTTCCCCACCGCCGCTCCGGCGCGACCGCCGAGGGCCTGCGCCGCAACCTGCGGGAGGGCGAGGACGGACGCTGGTACTGGCACTGGGATCCGGCGATGCTGGCGCTCGCCGAGAAGAGCCGGAATCTCCAGAGCCGGCTGAAATCCGCGGCCCGCAAGCTGAAGAAACCGACCCTGCTCGTGTCGGGCGGCAAGAGTGAGCTGATCTCCGAAGAGCATGTCCAGGAGTTCCTGAAGCTGGCGCCGGACGCCGAGCATGTCGAGGTGCCCGACGCCTCGCACATGGTCGCCGGGGACGTCAACGATCGCTTCCTGCAGGCCACCGTGCCGTTCCTGAGGAAGCACACCGTCGAAGGAGAGTCGAAATGA
- a CDS encoding TonB-dependent receptor, protein MNPRTPCRARAALFLTAASIAAPFSSVAETAIEIDPVVVTANRTEQRTTDVPARVSVITRERIEAAQAPDLVELLRLEAGIDLARNGGAGGQTSVFLRGANSNHVLVLIDGVRVAASGTGAFTWEILDPALIERIEIVRGPRAAQWGSDAIGGVIQIFTRRPDGPSARVVYGSDDDRSASVALGVGDARNAFDLTASWRDVDGFSAQNENGFGFDPDDDGFENRSAALGGRHALGASRVEWRGRVADGEVEFDQGVSEFTNASLRLDVRELALGDWTARIGAGALSDDLDTENPFGGSEVATDRVQFDARGERAIGAATWRVGADAWREDGESGGQWEETRTNVGLFTGIEGGARLGWEAALRADHDSEFGTELTGNAAVDWRVSDAWRVFASTGRGFRAPTFSQLYSPGFGGLFAGNPDLDPERSWSVEAGADWRPTARQLVTLSAYRNRIDDLIDFSGEDFRAINIKEARIRGVELTHRFSGDRFWSEASATWQDPEDLDAGRDLLRRAESKYAWSGGWRSATGHRLGAELVHVGERLDVGGVTLDSYTLVNLRGSIALGTDWRAEVRIDNLADEDYEPLLGFNAPDRRVFVALAWRR, encoded by the coding sequence ATGAATCCGAGAACCCCTTGCCGGGCCCGCGCGGCCCTGTTCCTCACGGCCGCCTCCATCGCGGCACCCTTCTCGTCGGTTGCCGAGACCGCGATCGAGATCGATCCCGTGGTCGTGACGGCCAACCGCACCGAGCAGCGCACGACCGACGTGCCGGCCCGGGTCAGCGTCATCACGCGCGAGCGCATCGAGGCCGCCCAGGCCCCGGACCTGGTCGAGCTGCTGCGCCTCGAAGCAGGGATCGACCTGGCTCGTAACGGCGGCGCGGGCGGCCAGACCAGCGTGTTCCTGCGCGGTGCGAATTCGAATCACGTGCTGGTGCTGATCGATGGCGTGCGCGTCGCGGCCAGCGGGACCGGCGCGTTCACCTGGGAGATCCTGGATCCCGCCCTGATCGAGCGGATCGAGATCGTCCGTGGCCCGCGGGCGGCACAGTGGGGCTCCGACGCGATCGGCGGGGTGATCCAGATCTTTACGCGGCGGCCGGACGGACCGTCTGCCCGGGTCGTCTACGGCAGCGACGACGATCGTTCCGCCAGCGTGGCGCTCGGCGTCGGAGATGCGCGCAACGCCTTCGATCTGACCGCGTCGTGGCGGGACGTCGACGGCTTTTCCGCCCAGAACGAGAACGGCTTCGGCTTCGATCCCGACGACGACGGCTTCGAGAATCGATCGGCCGCGCTGGGCGGACGCCACGCCCTGGGCGCGAGCCGGGTGGAATGGCGGGGCCGGGTCGCCGACGGCGAGGTCGAGTTCGACCAGGGCGTGAGCGAATTCACGAATGCATCTCTGCGGCTGGACGTCCGCGAGCTGGCGCTCGGCGACTGGACGGCGCGGATCGGTGCCGGCGCGCTGAGCGACGACCTGGATACCGAGAACCCGTTCGGCGGCAGCGAGGTCGCGACCGATCGGGTCCAGTTCGATGCCCGCGGCGAGCGCGCGATCGGCGCCGCGACGTGGCGCGTCGGTGCCGATGCCTGGCGCGAGGACGGCGAGTCCGGCGGGCAATGGGAAGAGACGCGCACCAACGTCGGCCTGTTCACGGGCATCGAAGGCGGCGCACGCCTGGGCTGGGAAGCGGCGCTGCGCGCCGACCACGACAGCGAGTTCGGCACCGAGCTGACCGGCAATGCGGCCGTCGATTGGCGGGTTTCCGACGCCTGGCGAGTGTTCGCCTCGACCGGACGCGGCTTCCGGGCGCCGACCTTCAGCCAGCTCTATTCGCCGGGTTTCGGCGGCCTGTTCGCCGGCAACCCGGATCTCGATCCGGAGCGATCCTGGTCCGTCGAAGCCGGAGCCGACTGGCGCCCGACCGCGCGCCAGCTCGTCACCCTGAGCGCGTATCGGAACCGCATCGACGACCTGATCGATTTCTCCGGCGAGGATTTCCGCGCGATCAACATCAAGGAAGCCCGAATCCGGGGCGTCGAGCTGACCCATCGATTCAGCGGCGACCGGTTCTGGAGCGAAGCCAGCGCCACCTGGCAGGACCCGGAAGACCTCGATGCCGGCCGCGATCTGCTGCGCCGGGCGGAAAGCAAGTACGCCTGGTCCGGTGGCTGGCGGTCGGCGACCGGCCACCGGCTCGGCGCCGAACTGGTCCACGTGGGTGAGCGGCTCGACGTCGGCGGCGTGACGCTCGATTCGTATACGCTGGTCAACCTGCGCGGATCGATCGCGCTCGGAACCGACTGGCGCGCGGAGGTGCGAATTGACAACCTGGCCGACGAAGACTACGAGCCGCTGCTCGGCTTCAACGCGCCGGATCGGCGCGTGTTCGTCGCGCTCGCCTGGCGCCGTTGA
- a CDS encoding DUF3465 domain-containing protein, which translates to MRIVSQALIVLFCFVLGGCGSGEAPITNDRLVETFESGRTGIWVSGHGEVTQILGDENIGGRTQRFIVKPNDQIQIQIRHSLENAERIPVERGDEVRFQGYYEWEARGGFISRTYNDESQPGSGGWVEHDGQRYD; encoded by the coding sequence ATGCGGATTGTTTCGCAGGCTTTGATCGTTCTGTTCTGCTTTGTGCTTGGGGGTTGTGGCAGTGGGGAAGCACCAATCACGAACGACCGACTGGTCGAGACCTTCGAGTCCGGCAGGACCGGAATCTGGGTCAGCGGTCACGGGGAAGTCACGCAGATACTCGGCGACGAGAACATCGGTGGTCGGACGCAGCGTTTCATCGTCAAGCCGAACGACCAGATCCAGATCCAGATTCGGCACTCGCTCGAAAACGCCGAGCGGATTCCGGTCGAGCGTGGCGACGAGGTTCGGTTCCAGGGCTATTACGAGTGGGAAGCCCGCGGCGGGTTCATTTCACGAACCTACAACGACGAGTCCCAGCCGGGAAGCGGAGGCTGGGTCGAGCACGACGGGCAGCGCTACGACTGA
- a CDS encoding DUF937 domain-containing protein produces MNVEELLKVGAKAFQSGIADSVTSSLSLDTIMDALAGLLPGEGRNVDLGALLERMKGSGLAAMATTWLGDGDNDGIDADQLVEVFGRNSIRSFAGKLGLDEGTALSGLQHAVPKMVDQASSGGSLDAIGGLSGALGMAGRLFGR; encoded by the coding sequence ATGAATGTCGAAGAACTGTTGAAGGTGGGAGCCAAGGCGTTTCAATCCGGCATCGCCGACAGCGTGACCAGTTCGCTGTCGCTGGACACGATCATGGATGCCCTGGCCGGCCTGCTGCCGGGCGAGGGACGCAACGTGGACCTGGGCGCACTGCTGGAGCGCATGAAGGGCAGCGGCCTTGCCGCGATGGCAACGACCTGGCTCGGCGATGGCGATAACGACGGCATCGATGCCGATCAGCTGGTCGAGGTGTTCGGCCGGAATTCGATCCGCAGCTTCGCCGGCAAGCTCGGCCTGGACGAGGGGACCGCGCTGTCGGGCCTGCAGCACGCCGTGCCGAAGATGGTCGACCAGGCCTCCAGCGGCGGCAGCCTCGACGCCATCGGCGGGCTCTCCGGCGCCCTCGGCATGGCCGGCAGACTGTTCGGCCGATAG